Part of the bacterium genome, GTGACGTGGGAATCGCAGGCCGGACGCGGACGTTTGGCCGGGTCGCCTTGACACCGACGGAACGCGTACCTACAATCCCGGCGTTCCGTCGCGGCAGGCCCCGTCGCCCCGTCGGCACCCACCGCTGCTCCGTCCGGATCCGCATCCGGAATTCCGTCCGGAGCGCACCCCGGAGCCTTCGCTCCGCTCACTCCGGCGCCCGATCCGCCGGCGCCGGACAACGCAGACAAAGGGAGTCCCATGGGCGCGTTGCGCAGTACCAGGGACCTGGGTCTTGAGCCTCAGTACGAGGGCAAGGTCCGGGACATGTTCGATCTCGGCGACAAGTTCCTCATCGTTTCGACCGACCGCATCTCCGCCTTCGACGTCATCATGGACGATCTCGTACCCGGTCGCGGCGTCGTGCTGAACGTCATGAGCATGGCGTGGTTCAAGCGGTTCGCCGACATCCCCAACCACGTGATCACGGCCGATCCGTCCGAGTTCCCGGCGCCCTTCCGCGCCCACGCCGAGCATCTCGGCGGGCGCTCGGTGCTGGTGCGCAAGGCCGACCGCTTCGACGTCGAGTGCGTGGTGCGCGGCTACATCGCCGGCTCGGGCTGGAAGAGCTACAGGGCCGACGGGACCATCTGCGGCCACACGCTGCCCGCCGGCCTCCAGCTCGCGAGCGCCTTGCCCAAAGCGATCTTCACGCCGGCGACGAAAGAGGACGAGGGCCACGACATCAACATCGACTTCGACACCGCTGCGGAGATCGTCGGCGCCGACAACGCGGCCACGCTGCGGGACCTGTCGCTGCGCCTGTACACCGAGGCCGCGGCCTACGCCCGGCCCAGGGGCGTCATCGTCGCCGACACCAAGTTCGAGTTCGGCATGATCGACGGGCAGATCACCCTCATCGACGAGGCGCTCACGCCCGACTCGAGCCGCTTCTGGCCCGCCGACGGCTACGCGCCCGGCCAGGAGCCCGCGAGCTGGGACAAGCAGATCCTGCGCAACCACCTCGAGACCCTCGACTGGAACCACGACTACCCGCCGCCGCGTCTGCCGGCCGAGGTGCTGCAGAAGACCTACGCCCGCTACCGCGAGGTGCTGGAGATCCTGTTCCCGGAGGAGGCGGCCGCATGGCAGCAGTACCTGTAGACGGTCGGCGGGCCCTGCTCAGCGTCACCGACAAGACCGGACTGGTGGAGCTGGGGCGGGGGCTCGTCAGTCACGGGTTCCAGCTCGTCGCCTCGGGCGGCACGGCGAAGACGCTGCGCGAGCACGACGTGCCCGTGACGGGCGTGGGCGAACTGACGGGTTACCCCGAGATCTTCGGCGGGCGGGTCAAGACCCTGCATCCCGCGGTGCACGGCGGCATCCTCGGGCCCACGCGCGAGGCGTTCGCCGCGACGGCCGACCTCGGCATCGGGCCCATCGATCTGGTCGTGGTGAACCTCTACGCGTTCCAGGCGGCGGTCGCGGACGGCGCCGACCTGGCCGCCGCGGTGGAGAAGATCGACATCGGCGGCCCGACCCTGCTGCGGGCCGCGGCGAAGAACTTCCAGCGGGTGACGGTGGTCAGCGACCCGGCGCGGTACGGCGAACTGTTGGCGCAGCTCGCCGAGGGGGACGGCGAGACCACCCTCGAGTTCCGCACCCGCATGGCCGCCGAGACCTTCCGCCTGGTCGAGCGGTACGACGAGGCCATCGCCACCTGGCTCGAGTCGGCCACCGGCAGCCGACCGGGCATCGAGCTGCGCTACGGCGAGAACCCGCACCAGGGCGCGTCGCTGCTGCTGCCGCCCGCGCGGGGCGAGGCGCCGGCCCTGTCGGCCATCGGGCTGACCCAGCACGGCGGCAAGGAACTCAGCTACAACAACATCGTCGACCTGATCGCCGGCGTGAAGCTGGTGGGCGACTTCGACCAGCCGTGCTGCGCCGTGCTGAAGCACACCAATCCCTGCGGCTTCGGCCTCGGGGCCGGCACGGTCGGACTCGAGCGGGCCCTGCGCTGCGATCCGGTGTCGGCCTTCGGGGGTGTCTTCGCCTTCAACGTCGAGGTCGACCTCGCGACGGCCGAGATCCTGGCGGGGCGCTTCCTCGAGATCATCATCGCGCCGGCATACACGGACGAGGCGTTGGCGCGCCTCACGAAGAAGAAGAACGTGCGCACCCTGACGGTCGACCTGCCCGTCTTCCTGGCCGGGACCCGCGGGCGCGTGCGCTCCTGGGGCGACCTGCAGCTGCGCCAGGACGAGGACGAGGGCTTCCCCGAACTGGAGGAGTGGAACGTGGTCGCCGGCCCGCAGCCGGACGGAGCCACGCGCACGGCCCTGGAGATGGTCTGGAAGGTGGTCAAGCACGGCAAGAGCAACGGCATCGTGCTGGGTGACCTGACGGCGACCCTCGGCATGGGCTTCGGCCAGATGAGCCGCGTCGACTCGACGGAGCTCGCGGTGCTCAAGGCGGGCCAGCAGGACCTCGACCTGACCGGTTGCGTCGCCGGCTCCGACGGCTTCTTCCCGTTCCCGGACGGCATCGAGAAGCTGGCCGCGGCGGGTGC contains:
- a CDS encoding phosphoribosylaminoimidazolesuccinocarboxamide synthase — its product is MGALRSTRDLGLEPQYEGKVRDMFDLGDKFLIVSTDRISAFDVIMDDLVPGRGVVLNVMSMAWFKRFADIPNHVITADPSEFPAPFRAHAEHLGGRSVLVRKADRFDVECVVRGYIAGSGWKSYRADGTICGHTLPAGLQLASALPKAIFTPATKEDEGHDINIDFDTAAEIVGADNAATLRDLSLRLYTEAAAYARPRGVIVADTKFEFGMIDGQITLIDEALTPDSSRFWPADGYAPGQEPASWDKQILRNHLETLDWNHDYPPPRLPAEVLQKTYARYREVLEILFPEEAAAWQQYL
- the purH gene encoding bifunctional phosphoribosylaminoimidazolecarboxamide formyltransferase/IMP cyclohydrolase codes for the protein MAAVPVDGRRALLSVTDKTGLVELGRGLVSHGFQLVASGGTAKTLREHDVPVTGVGELTGYPEIFGGRVKTLHPAVHGGILGPTREAFAATADLGIGPIDLVVVNLYAFQAAVADGADLAAAVEKIDIGGPTLLRAAAKNFQRVTVVSDPARYGELLAQLAEGDGETTLEFRTRMAAETFRLVERYDEAIATWLESATGSRPGIELRYGENPHQGASLLLPPARGEAPALSAIGLTQHGGKELSYNNIVDLIAGVKLVGDFDQPCCAVLKHTNPCGFGLGAGTVGLERALRCDPVSAFGGVFAFNVEVDLATAEILAGRFLEIIIAPAYTDEALARLTKKKNVRTLTVDLPVFLAGTRGRVRSWGDLQLRQDEDEGFPELEEWNVVAGPQPDGATRTALEMVWKVVKHGKSNGIVLGDLTATLGMGFGQMSRVDSTELAVLKAGQQDLDLTGCVAGSDGFFPFPDGIEKLAAAGARAIIAPGGSIRDDEVAARADELGVTLVLTGRRHFNH